The Juglans microcarpa x Juglans regia isolate MS1-56 chromosome 2S, Jm3101_v1.0, whole genome shotgun sequence genome has a window encoding:
- the LOC121253566 gene encoding blue copper protein-like, translating into MTLNDTAFNWTGTHNLAEVSKADYDNCTKVSSYFGSPLVFTPQSTGSHYFICTVDDHCERGQKVALTVLTPDFTVGSPAEPPVSSASSLTAGALYAVLSTAVSFLTNI; encoded by the coding sequence ATGACACTTAACGATACAGCATTCAACTGGACTGGAACGCACAATTTGGCAGAAGTATCAAAGGCCGATTATGATAACTGCACCAAGGTATCAAGTTACTTTGGTAGCCCTCTTGTATTCACTCCTCAATCAACTGGTTCTCACTACTTCATCTGCACCGTGGATGACCACTGTGAACGGGGTCAAAAGGTGGCTCTCACCGTTTTGACCCCAGATTTCACCGTTGGATCGCCGGCCGAACCACCCGTGTCCTCCGCTTCATCTCTGACAGCAGGTGCCTTATATGCAGTGCTCTCCACCGCAGTCTCTTTCTTGACTAACATCTAA